A DNA window from Syntrophorhabdales bacterium contains the following coding sequences:
- a CDS encoding amino acid ABC transporter substrate-binding protein yields the protein MTIRKVLVICSALFVSMMLVSSSSFGQAAKPSAPTGNPLRIGGSLPLTGIYSETAKWIKEGYEFWVEDVNKRGGLLGRPVRLTIYDDESTAEKAVTYYERAITIDKVDLVFGGYPATSNVALMPMMEKYNRIFVGMGGQLPSFEQGYTYSFASPPLISDWTYIAFAGVYEDLIPKAEWPRSVAILSMNNVIGLSTKPMLVKWLEKNNIKIVTEETYNLPLSDATPMVSKAKGRGAEVLICLSMFDDGVMIARAAKAMNYNPKMIWQLLASTIPAWMKEMGPDGNSVIAEMWWNARLPYAYNDLINAGAKAKFNIPTAPTYFGLGFSWMKTLELAVVGAGTLDSTRIRDYLRANKFDLPYGNAITFDKRGLPPPFAFAVQTTNGIVEPIWPKNVSKAKLVYPRPAWSK from the coding sequence ATGACAATCAGGAAAGTTCTCGTAATCTGCTCTGCGCTGTTTGTTTCAATGATGCTCGTCAGTAGTTCCAGCTTCGGTCAGGCAGCGAAGCCGTCCGCTCCGACAGGCAATCCCCTGAGAATCGGCGGGTCCTTACCACTCACCGGCATATACTCGGAGACGGCGAAGTGGATCAAAGAGGGATACGAGTTCTGGGTTGAGGATGTGAATAAAAGGGGAGGCCTCCTGGGTCGACCGGTTAGGCTGACCATCTACGACGATGAAAGCACTGCTGAGAAGGCGGTGACCTACTATGAGCGTGCTATTACCATCGATAAGGTGGACCTCGTTTTCGGGGGCTATCCCGCGACGTCTAATGTGGCGCTGATGCCCATGATGGAGAAATACAACAGGATCTTTGTCGGCATGGGAGGACAGTTGCCGTCATTCGAGCAGGGCTACACGTACAGTTTTGCGAGTCCGCCCCTTATCAGTGACTGGACGTACATCGCCTTTGCGGGAGTCTATGAGGATCTCATACCCAAAGCCGAGTGGCCCAGATCGGTTGCCATACTCAGCATGAATAACGTGATCGGCCTTTCCACCAAGCCAATGCTCGTAAAATGGCTCGAGAAAAACAACATCAAAATCGTTACAGAGGAGACGTATAATCTTCCGCTGAGTGACGCGACCCCGATGGTGAGCAAGGCGAAGGGCAGGGGGGCAGAGGTGCTGATATGCCTGAGCATGTTTGATGACGGCGTAATGATCGCCCGTGCCGCCAAGGCGATGAATTACAATCCCAAGATGATCTGGCAACTTCTTGCGTCGACTATACCCGCATGGATGAAGGAGATGGGGCCTGACGGGAACAGCGTCATTGCCGAGATGTGGTGGAATGCACGGCTGCCTTACGCTTACAATGACTTGATCAATGCAGGCGCCAAGGCAAAATTCAATATTCCGACGGCTCCTACGTACTTCGGGCTTGGCTTTTCATGGATGAAGACGCTGGAATTGGCTGTGGTTGGTGCAGGAACCCTGGACAGTACAAGGATACGCGACTACCTGAGGGCAAACAAGTTTGATCTCCCGTATGGCAACGCGATAACCTTCGATAAGCGGGGCCTTCCTCCGCCGTTCGCGTTTGCAGTCCAAACAACCAACGGAATCGTCGAGCCGATCTGGCCCAAGAACGTGTCGAAAGCAAAGCTGGTATATCCCAGGCCCGCCTGGAGCAAATAA
- a CDS encoding cyclase family protein produces the protein MKSPSRATRIIDLSQAITQTPPGSMLKVDIQYLSHEDGTRLHGTFFGLTPEDLPDGKFAAVENVTLTTHSGTHLDAPWHYGPKSGGRPAKTIDKIPLEWCYGNGVVLDFRHKKAGDAIEVDDLEKALKKIRYTLKPFDIVLLMTGAYKRYGKPDYMNAHPGATRESTLWLITKGIKVMGIDAWGWDRPFNVMVDEVKRGIKGRVWAAHYAGKEKEYCHLENLANLDKIGKPHGFKVAVFPIKIERAGGAWVRAVAIL, from the coding sequence CACGCGCATTATCGACCTCAGTCAGGCCATTACGCAGACTCCTCCCGGCTCCATGCTCAAAGTGGATATCCAGTACCTGTCGCACGAAGACGGAACGAGGCTGCACGGGACGTTTTTCGGGCTTACTCCGGAGGATCTTCCGGATGGCAAATTTGCAGCGGTTGAGAATGTGACGCTTACGACACATAGCGGAACGCACCTCGATGCACCATGGCACTACGGGCCCAAGTCTGGAGGAAGGCCTGCAAAGACCATTGACAAGATTCCGCTGGAGTGGTGCTACGGCAATGGCGTGGTCCTCGATTTCCGACACAAGAAAGCCGGGGATGCCATAGAGGTGGATGATCTCGAAAAGGCGCTCAAGAAAATCCGGTACACCTTGAAGCCTTTTGACATCGTGCTGCTGATGACGGGTGCTTACAAACGTTATGGTAAACCCGATTACATGAATGCTCATCCTGGAGCAACGCGCGAGTCAACGCTCTGGCTTATCACTAAAGGCATTAAGGTGATGGGCATTGATGCGTGGGGATGGGACAGGCCCTTCAATGTCATGGTGGATGAAGTGAAACGGGGCATCAAGGGAAGGGTGTGGGCTGCACATTATGCAGGCAAAGAGAAAGAGTATTGTCATCTAGAGAACCTTGCCAACCTGGATAAGATAGGCAAGCCCCACGGATTCAAGGTGGCGGTCTTCCCGATCAAGATAGAGCGCGCCGGCGGTGCATGGGTGAGAGCTGTCGCCATTCTCTAA